AACAAACCACTCCAATATTATATACCATAACCAAACACTCTTGAAATATCCCATTGCTTTCAGAAAGCCAATGTTGAGGACTATTGGGAACGAAACGACTTTCTCTTTCTAGAAGTAGAATGTGATCTGTAATTTCCAAGGCTCGCTCAGGCAAAGCTGCTGTGACAAAACTACGGAGAGTCAAGTTGTCCTCAAATCTATCATCAGTGGGACTCAATCCCGTGAACATCTCTAGCAAGAGGATACCGTAACTATAGACATCGCCTTCTCTTGTGATCTCGCATCCCATTGCATATTCTACGCCATATTTAGATTGCATTGAAGATAAAATTGAGAGTGccaatcataaaaaataatgtgGAGCACATATCATTAGAATAAAAAGTAGAGAGATTACCTGGTGGAGCATAACCAATTGTCCCTCTAAGACCCATTGAGCTCATTTGATTAGCAACAACATCAAGGGATGATCCAAGAAGGAATTTCACCAATCCAAAGTCGCCCACGTGTGCGACCATCTGAGCATCTAAGAGGACATTGCTCGGTTTTAAATCACAATGAACGATGGGGATGTGGCACCTGTGATGAAGATAATCTAGTGCAAAAGCAACATCAATAGCAATATTTATCCTCCGAATGAAATTCAACTTTTTTGGAAGCTCATTGCTATGAGATGATGTTGGGTTTGGATGTAGCCACCTTTCCAAGTTCCCATTGTCCATGAATTGATAGACTAAGGCCTtaaaatcatttccttgataatcaatactcaagcaaactgTCAATATCTTCAAGAGATTTCGATGTCTAATATTCTTTAATGCCTCACACTCAACTATAAAGCTTTTCAAAGCACCATGACACCCTAAATGAAGCACCTTTACAGCAACAATAGTTCTGTCACCCTCGAGTATCCCCCTATATACAGAACCAAAGCTTCCAACACCGATCAAACTCATTGAAGAAAATCCATCAGTCGCTTTCAGGAGTGTTCCATAAGACACATTCGGACACGAATCATCTGTCGAACTTGAAACTGGTTTATTTACTCTCttcttcaaccaaaaaagaCATATAAGAGCAAGAAAAAGACATATTCCAAGAACTctgaaaataatagaaacagacgatataattatattaatctttcttctcttggaGCCTTTAGATATGCAGTTGGGGAGGTGAAATTCTGGCAATCCGCCGCAGAGCTCATTGTTTCCAATAATGGAAGTACCAGTAGCATTCTTAAAGACTCCTTCGCGCGGTAGCATGCCTTGAAATTTATTATAAGacaaattcaaaactttcaaggAATGAAATATCGTTAAGAATTCTGGAATCTGACCCGACAAATTATTACATGAAAGATCCATCTCTTCAATGCCTCCCAACGATTTGATTGACTGAGGAATGGACCCATGGAAGAAGTTGCCCCCCATCCTCAATGTTGTCAATGAAGTGCAATCACCTAAACTGTCAGGGATTTCACCTCCCAACAAATTGTTCGAGATGTCCAATGAAGTCAAACCTCTCAAGTTGCCAACTTCTATGGGTAGAACCCCAGACAGATGGTTATGAGACAAGTCCaaaatgattgctaatgatgagaGACCTATAAGCTGTGGGGGTATGGCACCACTAAGATTGTTATTAGACAGatcaagaagaataagagacCGACAGTTCGATAGATGGGAAGGAATTTGCCCTTGAAATTTGTTCTTGCTAAGTTTTAGTAGAATCAACTTGGTTAGATTCCCAAAAGAATATGGGATAGTCCCTTGCAAGTTGTTACTATTGATCATTAGCATTGCTAGATTTTGTAGATTCCCCAAATTTGAGGGTATATTACCTGAAAGATAGTTGAGGGTCATACCCAACCTATCCAGGCCAACAAGATTCTCAATTACTTTTGGAATCTCACCGGATATTTGATTCGCTTGCATTAAAAGAGTCGTGAGAGTAGTAGATAGATTACCTATGCATTTTGGTAACACTCCACCAAACTCATTCACCTCAATTTGCACGTACATCAATTTGGTGTTGTTGGTCAATGAGCAAAGGAAGCTTAAGTCTCCAGGTTTTCCACTTCCAAGCTGATTATTATAGATTCTAAGTTTAAGAAGCTCATGCAGATTTTCAAATGAAGGTACACTCCCGGATAATTTGTTACTTCCAAGTTTAAGTGCCACTAGTTTTGTGGAATTCGATATCGATGGGGGAATCGGTCCCTCAAGTTGATTCTCAAAGACACTGAAATATTCAAGAGCTGGGAGTTTGAGGCCCATACTCTCAGGAAGAGTCCCTAGTATCTGGTTGTCTCCAACTTCAAAATTAGCTAGCGAAGAGAGATTGAGTAACGAAGATGGAATTGTACCTGTCAATCTATTTTGTCCGAGGCCAATGATTCGCAAGTTCGTCAGgtaacctagaacttggggaatGCTCCCGCCCAATTTGTTAGTCATTAAATGAAGGATTTCCAATGAAGATAAGTTTCCAATGAAGGAAGGCACACTCCCGATCAAATTATTAACAGACGAAGCGAATATCCGTAGCTTTGATAGGGAACCGAGCTCCCTAGGAATCTCTCCGGTTAGTTGGTTGACTTGAAGAAAGAGGTAGACAAGGTTAGAGCAACCCGATATGTTTTTGGGAATTTCCCCAACCAATGAATTGTTGTCTAGTCGTAAGCTACGAAGACGGCGCAGCTGCCCGACTTGCGAAGGGATTTCATGACCAAGACTATTGTTGAGAAGCAACATTGCTCTTAGGAAGCTGAGATTCCCAATATGAGGAGAGATTGATCCAAAGAGTTCTTGTGATGACAAGTCCAGGATCGTGACCTTCTGATGCCACCGGCCACACGTAACACCATACCACCGGCAAAACTCAATGCTATCATTCCATGAGTTGAGCACGCCAAAAGGATCTTTGGTTATGCCAGCCTTAAATGCAAGCAATGCAATTCTGTCTGTTTCACTGATGGTGGATGAGACTTGGTAAAAGCACAATGCAAGAGcaataccaaaaagaaaatggcatgaCTGAAACTCTACAAAACTCATGATTGCGAGTCTCATGACTCAAAGCCTAAGGAAGCAAGTATATATGAAAGCGAGGCAAGAAGAAATAAGATGCAGGATTGGTACTAATGGAAATTGTGAAGATATTTATAAgaatgtgtccatttttctagACAGCTTTTTGACGcgttttttttactttttggctCGGAAATCATGGaaccgcctttttttttttcctccttcttttaCTCAGGGATCATTAAAgagcctttttcctttttgataggGTGGAATTCtagcttttcttcctttttcataaGTCAGTAGTTTCCTGCCCCTTGCCctgaccaaaaacaaaacaaactagAAAAAGCTTTGGCCCCATgcaaattaaagagaaattcCTCGCTTAccttttaattaatatttaaagaTGATGGAACAAAAGATGGCACTTTGAGCCTTACCAATAATGCCGTGTTCTTGGTATTGTCCAAAAATCTATCAATAATGCACGAACTGTAAATCTGTGATTCCCACAAATTTCAATAGTGATTATTGCAAAGGGTTCGTGGAATTTTAGCCAGATTATGCCCCGTGTTAAGGGTGGAGATGTGTGAGGATCCTGACTGGTTGGGATTAAAATGGAGACTGCTGCTTTATGACATAAAATGGAGACTCAAAAGATCACCGCTTCGACACATCCCAAAGatattaccaaataaattaCCTTGCTTGATGAGATAGTTTTATGCTGATGAATCTCCGTGCTCCATGGACAAAGCAAAGGCAAAATCCGCCCTTTAAAAGTAGTTCCTCGTGGTTAATTTATGCTATGATCTCCACTACCTATCTAAAGTACTTCGCACACAGCAAACAGAACCactcaaatttttaaagaagCACGAGACGACCAGGAGCCACCCTGAAGCACCCTCAACATCAACTTTTTCTTCCCACATTGCTCCTCGTTGGACGTCATTCATCATTAATTTAGTCAAGACAGACAGGTAGCGTGTGAAAAAGTCAATATAAGTCGTTAGAAAACTACATAATTATGGCATTGTAAAATGTGTAATCCCGAATTGTCATTTTCGTTTTTTACTTGTTGAAACGAGCAAATCCCCATTAcattcagaaaaaaagaatttatgaaCAGAAAATACATACCTCTTCCTTAATCTTCACTTTCATCATAATAAATGGATAAGTAAGCAGTAAAAATTCAGTTCtttacaaaatgaaaaaaaatgaagataatataTCAAAAAGTTTATTATACTCTTAAGGCA
The nucleotide sequence above comes from Eucalyptus grandis isolate ANBG69807.140 chromosome 2, ASM1654582v1, whole genome shotgun sequence. Encoded proteins:
- the LOC108957432 gene encoding probable LRR receptor-like serine/threonine-protein kinase At3g47570; translation: MSFVEFQSCHFLFGIALALCFYQVSSTISETDRIALLAFKAGITKDPFGVLNSWNDSIEFCRWYGVTCGRWHQKVTILDLSSQELFGSISPHIGNLSFLRAMLLLNNSLGHEIPSQVGQLRRLRSLRLDNNSLVGEIPKNISGCSNLVYLFLQVNQLTGEIPRELGSLSKLRIFASSVNNLIGSVPSFIGNLSSLEILHLMTNKLGGSIPQVLGYLTNLRIIGLGQNRLTGTIPSSLLNLSSLANFEVGDNQILGTLPESMGLKLPALEYFSVFENQLEGPIPPSISNSTKLVALKLGSNKLSGSVPSFENLHELLKLRIYNNQLGSGKPGDLSFLCSLTNNTKLMYVQIEVNEFGGVLPKCIGNLSTTLTTLLMQANQISGEIPKVIENLVGLDRLGMTLNYLSGNIPSNLGNLQNLAMLMINSNNLQGTIPYSFGNLTKLILLKLSKNKFQGQIPSHLSNCRSLILLDLSNNNLSGAIPPQLIGLSSLAIILDLSHNHLSGVLPIEVGNLRGLTSLDISNNLLGGEIPDSLGDCTSLTTLRMGGNFFHGSIPQSIKSLGGIEEMDLSCNNLSGQIPEFLTIFHSLKKRVNKPVSSSTDDSCPNVSYGTLLKATDGFSSMSLIGVGSFGSVYRGILEGDRTIVAVKVLHLGCHGALKSFIVECEALKNIRHRNLLKILTVCLSIDYQGNDFKALVYQFMDNGNLERWLHPNPTSSHSNELPKKLNFIRRINIAIDVAFALDYLHHRCHIPIVHCDLKPSNVLLDAQMVAHVGDFGLVKFLLGSSLDVVANQMSSMGLRGTIGYAPPEYAMGCEITREGDVYSYGILLLEMFTGLSPTDDRFEDNLTLRSFVTAALPERALEITDHILLLERESRFVPNSPQHWLSESNGIFQECLVMVYNIGVVCSNEVPARRMSIDGVTNQLQNIRKKLFALGFHEQDELLQLLSRLSNSEEFLVSFYSFARNHYASLKLCETVGDE